AGAATTAATGTCGCAAAAAAATATGATGAGTTATTTAAAAAATATAATTTAACAGATTATATTGATTATCCAGAAGTTTTTGAAGATAAATCACATGTATATCATCAATACGTTATTACATTAAAAATAGGAAATAGAGACGAATTAAAAACATTTTTAACAGAAAAAGAAATTGGAACTTCTATTTATTATCCAAAAGGATTACATCAACAAAAGTGTTTTGAATATTTAGGTTATAATGAGGGAGATTTACCAATAACAGAAAAAGCTACAAAATCAACATTGGCATTACCAATATTCCCAGAATTAAGAAATGATGAAATAGAATATATTGTAAAATCAATATATGAATATTATAAAAAGTAGGTAGATAGCTACCTACTTTTTATATAACACTATTCCATGAGTATCAATATGGTTTTTTAAATCTAAATTATCTATTTTATTATAATCAACAATATCAAAAAAATAAGGCAAATATGTCTCTTCATTTAAATAAAAACTAATTTTTAATAGCAAATCACGTGTAATTTCTTTTCCTTTAATAGCAAGATCTATATCAGATCCTTTCTTATAATTCCCCATAGCCCTGCTTCCAAAAATCAAAACTTCTTCTATTTCTGGAATAGTTTTTATAAAATCTATAATAATTATTAAATGTTCTTCTTTTAAACCAAATTTCATTTCTTTAACTCCTTTAACATGTTTTCATAAAATTTGTCTAACTCTGGTAAATATATTCCTTTAATTTTTTTCACTATCTCCATTGCAGTATTTTCATCATAAGTATGCACTGTCAAATTTCTATCTTCTAAAGCTTTGAGCCAATACTCCCCATTATCTATAATTT
This genomic stretch from Marinitoga litoralis harbors:
- a CDS encoding nucleotidyltransferase family protein gives rise to the protein MKFGLKEEHLIIIIDFIKTIPEIEEVLIFGSRAMGNYKKGSDIDLAIKGKEITRDLLLKISFYLNEETYLPYFFDIVDYNKIDNLDLKNHIDTHGIVLYKK